CTCGTCCAGGTCGCTGTTGTCGGCGTCATTGTGGAAGAAGACCGCGGCGACCCAGCGACCGCCGGACAGCGGGGAGTTTTCCTCTTCCCACATCGGCGATACGAACGCTGGGTTGTGTTCGTCCCCGATCGGGGGGACGTCCTGGTAGCGGAAGGCGATGAAGGCGGTGTCGATTCCAGGTCCGGCGGGCCGGTTGGCCAGGTCCTCCCGGAGCTGCTTGTCGCCGCTGTGCGGACCGTCGAGATAGTCCCGGATGGCCCCGTAGGCGAAGACCGGCCCGCAGGACAGTTCACCAATCGCCGCTGGGAAGCCCGGGTCCGTCCGCCGGGCCGACTCAAGGTCGCGAATCGGCACGCCTTTAATCTTGGAGAAGCCGATCATGTCGACGATGGGGTCGATGGACATACGGACTTCTCGGGGAAGCTCTACCTCCATGCCACTGATTCTCCCACAGAGGCCGTGCCGCGAGGGCGCTGGTGGTGACATGGGACTGAGACGTCCTCAGAACGGCCAGTTCCCGGCGTTTCTGCATGACAACCTTTTCGAGATCTTACACTGGTTTCAGCGTCCCATTCTGGTGTCATTTTCCTGTATTCGCTGTTGTCTCAATATTGTCCAAGCTCAGGCGTTCTGTCATTTATTTTGATCATTTGACTGCGAGAGACTGGGCCCTGTCTGCCGTTGCCCGTCTGATCACTTCGGTTTGTGTCGTGAGGCCGGTAGTTCACAGAGACAAAAGTTTGGCGGTATGGTGCGCTTCCTGGAGGAGTTGGAAGACTTTCTTGTCTCCGGTGGGTTTGTCGGGATGCCACCTCAAGGCCGCTTTCATGTAGAGCCTGACGGCAGGGCGCTCATCGAAGGGGGAGGCCCCGGCGAGTTCTCGCAGGAGCGGAAGAACACGCGCGACGGGCAGAGGGGTCCTCGCGGTGATCGCCGCGAGCTCCGCGTGGTAGCCGCGCACCAGGTGACGGCGGCGCTCCAGTTCATCCGCCTCGCGGCGGCGCCGGTTGTACTCCTCCGTGCCGAGCCGATCCCGCCAGGCCGCCTGCTTGCACGCATCCGAGCAAAAACGCGGCCGCCGCCCGGCCCGGGGCGCCTGTTCCAGCCCAGCCCGCACCGCTCACATTTCAACCGCTGTAGGTCCTGGCCGTCCCGCGGCGGGCTGGAACGTGCTTGTCGCGCCACACCGAACCTGTCTTTCCGCTCGCGATGAGTGCTCCACCCCATCGCTACCACAACCGGCTTCCGCTACGCGAGCGATCCCGTGAAGTCGGTCCAGGAAGTGCGAAAGACAGGAAACGTCCATGCGCAATTCGTAACACCTGCATGCCTAAGAGCCAGGCAGTGACAGTCAGGCATCTGCACAGTCACCGGGGCGGCTACAACGGTAGTTTGTGCTGTTTTGTCGAAATCCTGTCGGCGATGTAATGCGTAACACGATTGCTCCATGCAGCCTTATCTGCGAGCTGTCTGCGCTTCTTCTTTCCTGTTCAGAAGCATGATCGCCGCGTTTCACGCCAGAGGCGGCGTCGACTATTTCGTAACACGCTGCCTGCGCAGCGTCTTTTGCTCTGAGGGCACCTGAGAAGCAGGCAACAGGTGTGCTCTCGCACTCCTTGCCGACACCATCAATTCGTAACACCAACATTTCAGCCTTCCCCCGTCTGCGATGCAAGGCAGCCAACCGTACGCAGAGGCCTTCACTGCTTTGCCGACCGCAGTGAATCCGCCTGGCGTCGCGCGTGCTTGCGCGGCGAAGACGGATGGAGTTGCCGGCCCAGGCATGCAGGCGTGGCTCTGTAGGTGAATTTGAGAGCCAGATGTCGGTCAGTGGCTCTGTGGCGCTCGGTGGGGGTGGAGCCGTGTTAGCGAATTCCAGAGCCACCTGAGGGTCAGCGGTGCGAGTATCGAAGCGTTACTCCGTGTGAGGAGACGCTGGTGACACACCCCCAGTCCAAGGTGGAGGTATTCGCGGCGATTCGCCGGGATTCTCGTGCGGGGCTGTCGGGTCGGCAGATCGCGATCAAGTATCGGGTCAGCCGGAACACGGTGGCTGAGGCGTTGCGTCAGCCGTGGCCGGAGCCGAGGAAGAAGATGGCGCCGCGGGCGAGTCGGCTGGATGCGTTCAAACCATTGATCGACGAGATGCTGCGGGCCGATCTGGATGCGCCGCGCAAGCAGCGGCACACGGCGAAGCGTATCTTCGCGCGGCTGGTGGATGAGCACCAGGCGATGGAAATCTCGTATCAAATTGTCCGCGCCTACGTCGCTCACCGGCGGGGCGAGATCCGGGTCGAGGCAGGCCGGGGTCCGCCGGAGGCGTTCGTCCCGCAGTCGCATCTGCCGGGAGTCGAGGCCGAGGTCGACTTCGGGGACGTGACGGTCCGGATCGCGGGAGAGCAGGTGAAGTGCTTCCTGTTTTCGTTCCGGTTGTCGTATTCGGGCAAGGCAGTCCACCGGGTGCTGGCCACCGGAGGGCAGGAGGCGTTCTTCGAGGGACACGTCCACGCTTTCAGGGTGCTGGGTGGAGTCCCGACGGGCAAGGTCCGCTACGACAACCTCAAGGCTGCGGTCTCCGCGGTGCTGGGGTTCACCCGGGCCCGGACGGAGTCCGCCCGCTGGACGGCGTTTCGCGAGCACTACGGGGTCGAGGCGTTCTACTGCCAGCCGGGGATCAAGGGCGCCCACGAGAAGGGCGGGGTCGAGGGCGATATCGGTTGGTTCCGCCGCAACCACCTGGTCCCGTCCTGTTGACTGAACTACTTACTGCACCGCTCGTGCTTAGAGTGCGGTTGAGGATCAGGTTGACTACGGTCGCTGCCCGTGATCGAAGAGGAAAATTCGTCTCGGGATCTGCGGTCGCTGGTCGTGCCACGGGCGGGGTCGTTGGCGGCGACCGGCGATCCGTGGGAGCCGTATCGGCTGCTGGATTCCACGGGTGAGCCGGTGACGGCTGTCGCAGCGTACTTCGGTGAGTTGCAGGCCGCCGGACGGGCGGCGGCGACGCAACGCTCGTATGGGATGGCGTTGCTGCGCTGGTTCCGGTTCCTGTGGGCGATAGAGATCGCCTGGCGGGAGGCGACCCGGATCGAGGCGCGGGACTTCTCCCGTTGGATCCAGATCGGCGCGAAGCCGGTCCGACCGCATTGGCGGGCGCCGGACAAGCCCGTGGTGGTGAAGCCCAAACGGGTCAACGCGGTGACCGGCAAACGACCGCCCGGCGAGAAGTACGCACCCTCGACCATCGCGCACTGCGAGACGGTGCTGCGCAGCTTCTATGACTTCCACCTGGACGCCGGGACCGGGCCGCTGGTGAACCCGTTCCCGCTGGCCAGAGCCAAGCGAGCGCACGCGCATCACAACCCGATGGATCGGTTCGGGCCCCAGCGTGCCGGTCTGTATCGGCCTCGACAGCCCAAGCGGATTCCGCGGCACATCCCGGACGCGGTGTTCAACGACCTGTTCGCGCGGTTGTCCAGCGACCGGGACCGGGCCCTGGTCGCCTTCTGGGTGTCAACCGGGGCGCGGGCTGCGGAGCTGCTGGGAGTGCTGCGCAGCGGCGCGGACCCGGGACAGCAGCTGATCACCGTGGTGCGTAAGGGATCCCGAGCGATGCAGCAGCTTCCGGCGTCGCCAGACGCCTTCGTCTGGCTGCGGCTCTACCAGCAACAAATCCACGGCTTGGCGCTGGCGGGACCGGACGACCCCTTGTGGTGGACGCTGCGCAAGCCGTTCCGGCCGCTGACCTATCACGCAGCCCGGGCGATGTTCGTCCGAGCCAACGCGGTCCTGGGGTCGAACTGGTCGCTGCACGACCTGCGACACACGGCGGCCTACCGTCTGGCCCGCGACCCGGGCATGCCGATCACCGACGTCCAGTGGGTTCTCGGTCATGCTTCGCTGACCACCACCCAGATCTATACGACTCCGACCCCCGCGGACGCCATCGACGCGGTGATCGCCCATCACCGGCGTCGAGCCGAGCCCCGGCCGCCCGCGGAACCCGAGTCGCTGGGCTATCGCAAGGAGAGCCTGGACGTGTTGTTCGGCCGGAGGGACTCGTGACCACAACGGCCGCCAGCCAGCAGACGCCACGGACCTGGCAGGTCAGCAGCGAAGCTCAAGCGCTGCTGGAGAAGTTCCCGCCCCGCCTGGTTCCTGGAGCCTGGCCGAGGACCCGCGAGAGCCGGGTGGTTCTCGAGTACAGGATGGCGGCGGCACCGTTCCGCGGCGACGATTCCCAATCCCGATGCCATCGCAACGCATCGTTGCAGGCCGTGCTCGACTGGCTGGAGCTCTATCCCGGCCAGAGCTGGCAGCAGCGATGGGAAGCCACCGCCGTCGGCCACGACGGCCGGCGGGATTGGCGACTCCAAATGTTGGCCGACCTTGCAGCGGCGGGGCTCCTGGACCGGCACCCAGGCTATGTTCGCAAGATCCTCGGCACGGGCCTGATCCAGCTGATCGGCGGCGACTACCTGCGGCCGTCGCTCGGTTGGCTCATGGCCACCACGTCGCCGCTGCGGATCGCCAACGAGATGGCCAAGGTCCGCGATCCCGAAGGCATCGCTGAACTGCGGACGGCCCGGCTGGCCGGCACCGTCGGCGACTCGACCATGATCCCCGCCATCGAGAAGATCGCGCTCGTCATGGCCGCGAAGGGCGGCTTGCTCCGCAACGTGACGATCGGCGACTGCCTCGAGCTGATGAGGGTCAGCAGGGAGGTCTTCCCCGGACCGACCCGATCCGGCCGACACAGCCCGGTCTTCTATCAACTGCTGCACTCGACCGGCCTGTTCCCCTCGGACGCCCCACCCACGGTCCGCATGTTCAGCCCGGTGTTCGCCGGCCAAGTCCCGGTCGAGCAACTCGTCGACCGGTATCAGGTGGCCTGTCGCCCGGTCCGCGACCTGCTGGTCGACTACCTACGTGAACGGCAACCCGCGATCGACTACGGCACCCTTACCTCCCTGGCCACCACTCTGGTGCTCTGGTTCTGGAAGGACCTCGAACGCCATCACCCCGGCATCGACTCCCTGCGGCTGAGCCCGGAAACCGCCAGCGCTTGGAAACAGCGGATCCGAACCAGGGTTGTCCGTTCCCGCAGGGCCGACGGCGAGATCACCGAAACGACGGTCGAACGGGACACCGCCACCGACGCCCTCACGACCGTGCGCAGCTTCTATCTCGACCTGGCCCAATGGGCTCTCGACGACCCGGCCCGCTGGGGACCATGGGCCGCCCCTTGCCCGATCCGGGCCACCGACATCCAGCACAAGAAGATGAACTCCCGGCGCAAGGCCCGCATGGACCAACGCACCCGCGACCGGCTGCCGATCCTGCCAGCCCTCATGGAGGCCGTCGACCGCGAACGCAAAGCCGCCGCCGGCCGGCTGGCAGCAGCCCGAGCCGCCCAGCCCGGCGAAACCTTCACCGTCGACGGCGTCACCTTGCGACTCGCCCGGCTCGTCCGTCACTCACCGCGCATCTGGGCCGAGGAACCCGCCACCAGCCGCCGTCGTGATCTGATCCGCGAGGAAGACAACGCGTTCTGGGCCTGGGCCGCGGTCGAGGTGCTGCGCATGACCGGGATCCGGGTCGAGGAACTCAGCGAGCTTTCACACCACAGCCTGGTCCAATACCGAACACCAGCCACCGGCGAACTGATTCCGCTGTTGCAGATCCCGCCGTCGAAAACCGATGAGGAACGACTGCTGGTCATCTCGCCGGAACTGGCCGACGTGCTCTCTACGATCGTCTGCCGGATCCGCAACCCTGACGGCAGCGTCCCACTCGTGGTGGCCTACGACCACCACGAAAAGATCTGGAACCCGCCGATTCCTCTGCTCTTCCAACGCGCCATCGCCCTGGAAATCCGGCCCATACCGATCTCCGGAATCCGCGTCCTAGTCAGCGACGCTCTCGCTCGCACGGGGCTCACCGATGTCACCGGCAAACCATTGGACTTCTCACCCCACGACTTCCGCCGGATCTTCACCACCGACGCCATCATGAACGGGATGCCGCCCCACATCGCTCAACTGCTCCTGGGGCACAAAGACATCAACACCACGATGGGCTACAAGGCCGTCTACCCCGAGGAGGCCATCAACGGCCACAGGGCCTTCATCGCCCGCCGCCGCGGCCTGCGACCCAGCGAGGAATACAGGCACCCCAGCGACGCGGAATGGGACGAGTTCCTCGGCCACTTCGAGCGCCGCCGCCTCGCCCTCGGCGACTGCGGACGCGCCTACGGGACCGGCTGCATCCACGAACACAGTTGCGTTCGCTGTCCACTCCTTCGCGTCGATCCCGCCCAGCGGCAACGCTTGATCGACATCCGTGACAACCTCACCGCCCGCATCGCCGAAGCAGAGCGCGAAGGCTGGCTCGGCGAGGCTGACGGGCTCCGCGTCAGCCTCGCCGCCGCGAAGGAGAAGCTGGCCCAGGCTGACGCCAACCTTCAACGCCGGGTCGTGGCTGTCGAGCTCGGTATGCCTAGCTTCTCTAATGTCGCGGCACGCACCGTTACATCGTGATCATCGACTACCCTGCCGGGTCATGAGCGCGGACAACTGGTTGGCCGATACCCGAACCTCCTACGACACGGTCGCCGTCAACTATGCCGACCTAGTCCGCAACGCGCTCTCCGAGCTTCAGTACCTACGCGCTGCTTTGACGCTGTTCGCCGACGGCGTGATTGCTGCGGGAAACGGGCCAGTAGCGGACATCGGATGCGGGCCTGGGCACATCACCGCCCATCTGCATGAACTCGGTCTCGATGCCTTCGGCGTCGACCTGTCACCGGGGATGATCGCCGTCGCCCGGCGCGACCACCCGAACCTACGGTTCGAGGTGGGCTCGATGACAAGCCTGAGCCTCCCGGCCTCCTCTCTGGCCGGTCTGCTCGCATGGCAGTCGTTGATCCACATACCCGACGAGGAGGTGCCAACCGTCTTCGAACACTTCCATCGATCCTTGCGTCCGGGCGGACTGCTGCAGTTGCTGTTCCACACCGGCGACAGGTCGCGACTAAAGACCGATGGCTATGGCGGCCACCCGATGAAGGTTTACGTTCATCATCGCCAGCCAGACAAGATGGCCGCCTGGCTGCGTGACACCGGATTCGAGGTCGAGGCTCAACTCCTACTCAACAATCCAGAGGGCGAGGTCTCACAAGCCGTTCTCTTCGCACGTCGCAAGCTCGGCGAATAGTTCAGAGAAGATTCCAGAGGTCGGCTCGCTGGATGAGCTGAACGAGATGATCGACCGTTGGGACGAGGCCGACGAGGGACGGCGGATCGGGGCGCGGGCCAGGACGGTTGGCGAGTACTTCGCGATCGAGCGGCCGCTGATGCGGATGGTCTCGCAGGAGCCGTTCGAGACTGGGCTGCTGCTCCCGGTCCGGGTCGATCGCTACAGCCAGATCACCGTCCGGACGAATCGGTACTCGGTCCCAGCCCGGTTCATTGGCCGCCAGCTGCGGGTGATGCTGCGCGCCTCCCGCCTGATCGTCTATGACGGACAGCAGGTCGTCGCCGAGCACGATCGGTTGTTCGCCAAGGGCGGCCGGCGCCTGGAACTGGACCACTATCTGGAGGTCCTGATCCGCAAGCCCGGCGCGCTGCCGGGCGCGACCGCTCTGGAACAGGCGCGGGCCGCGGGCAAGTTCACCCCGGTTCACGACACTTGGTGGGCGGCGGCCTGCAAAGCCCACGGCGACCGCGACGGCACCCGCGCGCTGATCGAAGTGCTGCTCCTGGCCCGTCACATTCCTACCGAGCATCTGGTTACCGGCCTGGCCGCCGCGCTGCGGGCCGGCGCCCTCACCGCGGATGCGGTCGCTCTGGAGGCCCGCAAAGCCGCTGAGGAAGACGAACAAGCTGCTCCTGAACCTGCCCAGCACGACAACCACGAGGCAACGGTGACGTTCCTGACTGAACGGCGCCTGGCCCAGCTTCCCCGCGACACCCGGCCGCTGCCCTCGGTGACGGCCTATGACCAGCTCCTCAAACGCGCCCGGCCACCCGGCGAGCGCCCAGCCCAAGGAGAAACACCATGAGCGTCCCCCACCGCGGCATGACCGAACAGGCCGCCCAGGCCTCCATCGACCAGGCCTGCCGGATGCTCCGCCTGCCCAGCATCCGCACCGCTTTCCCCGAACTGGCCGAGCAGGCGACCCGCGAGCAGATGTCCTACCTGGGATTCCTCGCCGAGCTCTTGCTAACCGAATGTGATGACCGTGCTCGTCGCCGCTCTGAACGTCGTATCAAGGCGGCCCAGTTCCCCCGCGACAAGTCTCTGCGCGCCTTCGACTTCGACGCCAACCCCAACATTGACCCCGCTACCATCCACACGCTCGCCACTTGCGAATGGGTGAAAAAGGGCCAGCCCCTCTGCCTGATCGGCGACTCCGGCACCGGCAAGTCCCACCTGCTCATCGCCCTCGGGACCGAGGCGGCGATGAAGGGCTACCGGGTCCGCTACACCCTCGCCACCAAGCTCGTGAACGAACTCGTCGAGGCCGCCGACGAGAAGGTCCTCGCCAAGACCGTCGCCCGCTACGGACGCGTCGACCTGCTCTGTATTGACGAACTCGGCTACATGGAACTCGACCGGCACGGCGCCGAGCTCCTCTTCCAGGTCCTCACCGAACGCGAAGAGAAGAACAGCGTCGCCATCGCCAGCAACGAGTCCTTCTCCGGCTGGACCCGCACCTTCACCGACCCGCGCCTCTGCGCTGCGATCGTCGACCGGCTTACCTTCGCCGGCAACATCCTCGAGACCGGCACCGACTCCTACCGCCTTGCCCAGACCCGAGCCAGAGCCGAACAAGCCAGCTGACCCGTGCTCGGTACTGGTGGGGTCGCGTATTCAACTGTCGCGAGTTGTCGTTCCCCTGGGCCCTACTGGTGACGTTCCGTGCTCGCCGGAGGCGTGGCGGTTCAGTCGTGGAACCCGCGGAAGACGCCGTCCGCGTCGGCGTTCTCGGCGAACTCGCCGAAGTCCATATTGCCGATGGAGAGGTTGGCGTGAATCCCGGGGATCTCGGAGGGGATGACGCGCATCTCCCATGTGACTTCCAGCTCGATGACCAAGAACGGCATCTCCTGCGAATCGACGGTGACCTTGTCGGCGATGACGAGGATCGGGTCCTGGTAGCCGTACGGAAGCAGGGCGAGGATCTGCTGCGCGGTGAGGCCTTGATAGGCGGGGTCCTCGACGACCTCGAACTCCTTTGCCCAGCCGTCGTTGTCGATGTCGCCGAGCGTGTTTCGTACGGCCTGCCATCGTTCCTGGTCAGAGAAGTCGGTACGTACCACGAGCAGGGCGTCGACTTTGGGCAACATGTCCATCTGACGATCTTCGAGGCGATGCCAGTGACTCCGCAAGCTCACCGACGACCGTAGTGTCCGTAGTGGCGGTTGGAATAGGTGGGCACACCAATCAGTACCGCAGGCCCATGGGGGTTAAGCAGCGCCATGATCAGACTCAGGGCCGCCTGCCGCTTTCAGTTGCTCGAGTAAAGCGCCGAGGCTCTTCCCGGGCTGAGGCTCTTGTGACGGTGGCAGGTCGGCGATCGCGCCCACCAAGAGCGGTCCGTCCAGCAGGTCGGCGGTGAACGTCACGCCGGTGAGGCGGGCCGCCATCGCGAACATCCGCGCGAGGCCATGTCCGGACAGGTCGTCGTAGTGTTGATCCCAGTCCTCATCTGAGCCCTCCTCGAGAGGCAGACCGAACTCGCGCATGAGGCCGGCGAGCCGGTCGGTGTCGGCACCGGAGCGCCACTCGGGAAAAGTCGGGTCGAAAGCCGTGAGCACCATGCCGTCCGCGGCGTAATGAAAGTAGTCGCAGGCATAGTTATGCCGCAGGACGGACACCACGTCGGTGTCGGCCGACAGACGCTCCAGCGTCGGGTCGTTCGTCCCCGACCAGCCGTACGGTTCCACCGCCGCGCACCCGTCGCCGGTGGCGACCACTCCGACATAACCACCTCCCTCACCACCCTCGGTCGCCACCGTGAAGTCGGAGACCGCCAGCTTCAGCTCGGCGAAGCTCATCTGCGTGCTCGTACGGGCGCCGAACCGGCGCAGCACCTCGGCCGGGTCGAGCCCACGCACCAAGGTCACGCAATAGATCTCGCCGAGCAGGTCGCCCCGATCGCCGTACGGCGGTTGCAGCCAGCGGAACGGCGCCAGCGCATCGATCGTCATGTCGCGATCTTGGCAGGCCCCACCGACATAGTCAGGCCCACTTCGCCCTTCCGCGCGTACCTGCTGCCCGAGAGCCCGGTTTGTTGCCGCCGACATCACGGAAAGTCACTACCGCGGCCCTCGGCATCGAGAACTCGCGATAGTCGAATAGGTGACTCCACCAGTACCGAGCCCATGACCACACTCACACAGCGTCACAAGAGCCATGTCCCGGACCCACGGGCATGGCTCTCTTTTTCACTAACACTCCAAGGCAGTTGATCAGCAAATGGCTCTCAAACCGACCGACACGTGGCTCTCGGATCCACCTTCATAGCCACAGGCGAGGCGGCACACGGGCGAACCGTCGGCACGCAGTCGCGGCGCTCTCCCATTGGCCACTCGGGTCCTCAGTCGGGCGAGCCGAGCCAGCCGCCGCAGCGCAGTTGCGAACTGAGCGTCAAGCACTCCTGACAGGCAGTATGGAGGCGTGCCCGCGAGCGACCTTCTCGACCTCGGCGACAAAGTCGCGTCGATCATCGGCGCGTTGGCCGCAATCGCCGCCCTCCTCGTCAGCCTCTCCTCGCACCCCCGGATCGCCGCCCGCGCCCGCACGTCCGCCGATTACGCCTGGGGGCGGCGATCCGGGCAGCCGTGCTGGCCTGCGCGATCGTCGCCGCCAGGGCGGCGGGGTGGTCGGGGGCGGGGCATCGTGGCCGGTGCTCGCGCTCAGCGTCGCCGCCGCCCGCCGGCACCTTGGGCAGTTGGGTAACTCGGCATCGGGTCGTGCACAGCCCGGATGACAGCCGGTCTCCGGGCCGGAGCGGGCCCGGATCCGGGAGATCGTGGCGCTGTGCGCCACGATCCCCGGGGTGGTGAGTCTTGGTGCTGACTCAGTACACCGTTCCGTTGGCGCGCTGGCCAGGCGACCGCGTCAGCGAGCTGA
This Streptosporangium sp. NBC_01495 DNA region includes the following protein-coding sequences:
- a CDS encoding tyrosine-type recombinase/integrase, yielding MTAVAAYFGELQAAGRAAATQRSYGMALLRWFRFLWAIEIAWREATRIEARDFSRWIQIGAKPVRPHWRAPDKPVVVKPKRVNAVTGKRPPGEKYAPSTIAHCETVLRSFYDFHLDAGTGPLVNPFPLARAKRAHAHHNPMDRFGPQRAGLYRPRQPKRIPRHIPDAVFNDLFARLSSDRDRALVAFWVSTGARAAELLGVLRSGADPGQQLITVVRKGSRAMQQLPASPDAFVWLRLYQQQIHGLALAGPDDPLWWTLRKPFRPLTYHAARAMFVRANAVLGSNWSLHDLRHTAAYRLARDPGMPITDVQWVLGHASLTTTQIYTTPTPADAIDAVIAHHRRRAEPRPPAEPESLGYRKESLDVLFGRRDS
- a CDS encoding tyrosine-type recombinase/integrase codes for the protein MTTTAASQQTPRTWQVSSEAQALLEKFPPRLVPGAWPRTRESRVVLEYRMAAAPFRGDDSQSRCHRNASLQAVLDWLELYPGQSWQQRWEATAVGHDGRRDWRLQMLADLAAAGLLDRHPGYVRKILGTGLIQLIGGDYLRPSLGWLMATTSPLRIANEMAKVRDPEGIAELRTARLAGTVGDSTMIPAIEKIALVMAAKGGLLRNVTIGDCLELMRVSREVFPGPTRSGRHSPVFYQLLHSTGLFPSDAPPTVRMFSPVFAGQVPVEQLVDRYQVACRPVRDLLVDYLRERQPAIDYGTLTSLATTLVLWFWKDLERHHPGIDSLRLSPETASAWKQRIRTRVVRSRRADGEITETTVERDTATDALTTVRSFYLDLAQWALDDPARWGPWAAPCPIRATDIQHKKMNSRRKARMDQRTRDRLPILPALMEAVDRERKAAAGRLAAARAAQPGETFTVDGVTLRLARLVRHSPRIWAEEPATSRRRDLIREEDNAFWAWAAVEVLRMTGIRVEELSELSHHSLVQYRTPATGELIPLLQIPPSKTDEERLLVISPELADVLSTIVCRIRNPDGSVPLVVAYDHHEKIWNPPIPLLFQRAIALEIRPIPISGIRVLVSDALARTGLTDVTGKPLDFSPHDFRRIFTTDAIMNGMPPHIAQLLLGHKDINTTMGYKAVYPEEAINGHRAFIARRRGLRPSEEYRHPSDAEWDEFLGHFERRRLALGDCGRAYGTGCIHEHSCVRCPLLRVDPAQRQRLIDIRDNLTARIAEAEREGWLGEADGLRVSLAAAKEKLAQADANLQRRVVAVELGMPSFSNVAARTVTS
- a CDS encoding class I SAM-dependent DNA methyltransferase yields the protein MSADNWLADTRTSYDTVAVNYADLVRNALSELQYLRAALTLFADGVIAAGNGPVADIGCGPGHITAHLHELGLDAFGVDLSPGMIAVARRDHPNLRFEVGSMTSLSLPASSLAGLLAWQSLIHIPDEEVPTVFEHFHRSLRPGGLLQLLFHTGDRSRLKTDGYGGHPMKVYVHHRQPDKMAAWLRDTGFEVEAQLLLNNPEGEVSQAVLFARRKLGE
- the istB gene encoding IS21-like element helper ATPase IstB; translation: MSVPHRGMTEQAAQASIDQACRMLRLPSIRTAFPELAEQATREQMSYLGFLAELLLTECDDRARRRSERRIKAAQFPRDKSLRAFDFDANPNIDPATIHTLATCEWVKKGQPLCLIGDSGTGKSHLLIALGTEAAMKGYRVRYTLATKLVNELVEAADEKVLAKTVARYGRVDLLCIDELGYMELDRHGAELLFQVLTEREEKNSVAIASNESFSGWTRTFTDPRLCAAIVDRLTFAGNILETGTDSYRLAQTRARAEQAS
- a CDS encoding DUF6924 domain-containing protein, translated to MDMLPKVDALLVVRTDFSDQERWQAVRNTLGDIDNDGWAKEFEVVEDPAYQGLTAQQILALLPYGYQDPILVIADKVTVDSQEMPFLVIELEVTWEMRVIPSEIPGIHANLSIGNMDFGEFAENADADGVFRGFHD
- a CDS encoding DUF6461 domain-containing protein; its protein translation is MTIDALAPFRWLQPPYGDRGDLLGEIYCVTLVRGLDPAEVLRRFGARTSTQMSFAELKLAVSDFTVATEGGEGGGYVGVVATGDGCAAVEPYGWSGTNDPTLERLSADTDVVSVLRHNYACDYFHYAADGMVLTAFDPTFPEWRSGADTDRLAGLMREFGLPLEEGSDEDWDQHYDDLSGHGLARMFAMAARLTGVTFTADLLDGPLLVGAIADLPPSQEPQPGKSLGALLEQLKAAGGPESDHGAA